A stretch of the Aspergillus puulaauensis MK2 DNA, chromosome 6, nearly complete sequence genome encodes the following:
- the kexB gene encoding kexin kexB (BUSCO:EOG09260J8F;~COG:O;~EggNog:ENOG410PF8E;~InterPro:IPR023828,IPR002884,IPR000209,IPR034182, IPR008979,IPR022398,IPR015500,IPR036852;~MEROPS:MER0000364;~PFAM:PF01483,PF00082;~SECRETED:SignalP(1-19);~TransMembrane:1 (n3-14c18/19o716-738i);~go_function: GO:0004252 - serine-type endopeptidase activity [Evidence IEA];~go_function: GO:0008236 - serine-type peptidase activity [Evidence IEA];~go_process: GO:0006508 - proteolysis [Evidence IEA]) yields MRLSSAATALGLFCAATASLHPRRSYETRDYFAIHLDSATSPSDIAQRLGARHEGQVGELDDHHTFSLPREDGADLDTLLHGLQVKRKLRRRGVDADPLDKRDEDLAGILWSQKLEPKHRLVKRSPPPEKFTRASTVSSSEDAEAMEARSELASTLGIVDPIFESQWHLFNTKQVGHDLNVSGIWLEGITGKGVISAVVDDGLDMYSNDLSPNYFPDGSYDFNEHTAEPRPRLPDDKHGTRCAGEIAAARNDVCGVGVAYESKVAGIRILSGAIDDNDEASAINYAYQRNDIYSCSWGPPDDGATMEQPGVLIKKAMVHGVQKGRSGKGSIFVFAAGNGAASGDNCNFDGYTNSIYSITVGAIDREGNHATYSESCSAQLVVAYSSKTGSDSIHTTDVGTDSCYSYHGGTSAAGPLVVGAMALALSARPELTWRDAQYLMVETSVPVHEDDGSWQETKSGRKFSHDWGFGKLDTYSLVQRAKTWELVKPQAWYHSPWLRVQHEVPQGDKGLAAFWEVSEKMMKDANIERLEHVTVTMNVNHTRRGDLSVELRSPEGITSHLSVSRPNDNAELGYIDWTFMTVAHWGESGIGTWTVIVKDTNVDENKGQFVDWRLNIWGEAIDASKQKPHPLPTEHDDDHSIEDSIVVTTSVEPGPTPTQLPDPSNTLDRPVNVKPTPTETESEAESESPTPTPTPASDSFLPSFFPTFGASKHTQVWIYAAISSIIVFCIGLGVYFQIQRRRRLRNDRDDYDFEMIEDEDEAKGLNGSSTRRRGGELYNAFAGESEEEPLFSDEDDDEPYRDQEAAGRRSTSADDTRRNHD; encoded by the exons aTGCGTCTTTCCAGTGCAGCGACAGCCCTAGGGCTGTTCTGTGCTGCCACCGCTTCCCTCCACCCTCGCCGCTCTTATGAGACTCGTGACTACTTCGCGATTCACCTCGACTCCGCAACATCCCCGTCGGATATTGCTCAACGGCTAGGCGCTCGCCATGAAGGCCAGGTAGGCGAACTCGACGATCATCATACATTTTCTTTACCTCGAGAGGACGGTGCCGATCTCGATACGCTTCTACATGGCCTACAAGTGAAGAGGAAGTTGCGACGACGCGGTGTCGACGCTGATCCACTCGACAAGCGAGATGAAGACCTCGCCGGTATTCTCTGGTCTCAGAAACTGGAACCAAAGCACCGGCTAGTAAAACGATCGCCGCCGCCTGAGAAGTTCACCCGAGCCTCCACTGTCTCCTCCTCTGAGGATGCGGAAGCCATGGAAGCCCGGAGTGAGCTTGCTTCCACACTTGGAATAGTGGACCCCATATTCGAGTCGCAATGGCACTTGTTCAACACCAAGCAAGTCGGTCATGACCTGAACGTCTCTGGAATCTGGTTAGAAGGCATCACCGGAAAAGGTGTGATCTCTGCGGTCGTGGACGATGGCCTGGACATGTACAGCAACGATCTCAGCCCAAACTACTTTCCCGACGGCTCATACGATTTTAACGAGCACACCGCAGAGCCTAGGCCACGTCTTCCCGACGATAAACACGGCACCAGGTGCGCAGGAGAAATTGCTGCCGCCAGAAACGACGTCTGCGGTGTAGGTGTCGCGTACGAGAGTAAAGTTGCCGGAATTCGAATATTATCTGGAGCTATTGATGACAACGACGAGGCTAGCGCCATCAATTATGCATACCAGAGGAACGATATCTACTCGTGCTCTTGGGGCCCGCCTGATGATGGTGCGACAATGGAACAGCCGGGAGTGCTCATCAAAAAAGCAATGGTCCACGGCGTTCAAAAAGGCCGAAGTGGTAAAGGATCGATCTTTGTGTTCGCGGCTGGGAATGGCGCAGCCTCGGGGGACAACTGCAATTTCGACGGCTACACCAACAGCATTTACAGTATAACCGTCGGCGCTATTGATCGAGAAGGAAACCATGCAACTTACTCCGAGTCCTGCTCGGCGCAACTTGTGGTTGCGTACAGTAGTAAAACTGGTTCAGACTCTATACACACGACCGACGTTGGTACGGACAGCTGCTACTCATATCACGGTGGAACATCTGCTGCTGGCCCCTTGGTGGTAGGTGCCATGGCGCTTGCTCTGAGTGCCCGTCCAGAACTCACATGGCGCGATGCCCAATATCTCATGGTTGAGACATCGGTTCCAGTCCacgaagatgatggaagTTGGCAGGAAACTAAGAGTGGGAGGAAATTCAGCCACGACTGGGGATTTGGAAAGCTCGATACATACAGTCTCGTGCAGAGGGCGAAGACCTGGGAACTAGTGAAGCCGCAAGCGTGGTATCACTCACCATGGCTGAGAGTGCAACATGAAGTCCCGCAGGGTGACAAGGGCCTTGCTGCATTTTGGGAGGTCagcgagaagatgatgaaggacGCAAATATTGAAAGGCTGGAGCATGTCACTGTGACCATGAACGTGAACCACACACGTCGCGGTGACCTGAGCGTGGAGTTGCGAAGCCCTGAAGGCATAACCAGCCACCTCAGCGTCTCAAGACCAAATGATAACGCCGAGCTCGGATACATCGACTGGACTTTTATGACCGTTGCCCATTG GGGTGAATCGGGCATCGGCACATGGACTGTTATCGTAAAGGACACCAATGTCGATGAGAACAAGGGACAATTTGTCGACTGGCGGCTCAACATCTGGGGTGAGGCCATTGACGCATCCAAGCAAAAGCCTCACCCTCTTCCTACTGAGCACGATGATGATCACAGCATTGAAGACTCAATCGTCGTTACAACCAGTGTTGAGCCAGGCCCAACACCCACACAACTTCCTGACCCCTCAAATACCCTTGACCGCCCCGTAAACGTCAAACCGACCCCAACGGAGACCGAATCCGAAGCTGAATCCGAATCTCCCACGCCCACCCCAACACCTGCCTCGGACAGCTTCcttccatccttcttccCAACATTTGGCGCTTCCAAGCATACACAAGTCTGGATATACGCAGCCATCAGTTCAATCATTGTTTTCTGCATCGGACTTGGGGTGTACTTCCAAATCCAGCGCCGCAGACGTCTTCGCAATGACCGTGACGATTATGACTTCGAAATgatcgaggatgaggatgaggccaAGGGTTTGAATGGATCTTCAACCCGTCGTCGCGGAGGTGAACTTTACAACGCCTTTGCAGGtgaaagcgaagaagagcctCTCTTcagtgatgaggatgatgatgagccCTACCGGGACCAAGAAGCAGCCGGGAGGAGAAGCACCAGCGCAGATGATACCCGAAGAAACCACGACTAG